CACCCTGACCTCCACCTATGGCATGGTCCAGCCGCAGACCACCATCTTGACCTGCAGCAGCTTCGGGCTGCTGGAAATTGCCGTCAACGGCGGCTCCGCTGCCGAACGGTTTCGTATTGACCGACACTGCCCGACCGACTGTCCGATCACTATTCAGTTCGATACCACCCCTGGTCGGTAAAAGGCACTACTGCAAGGCAAAAGCAGTTGCCTTGCCCCCTTTTTTATGATAGAGCGGGCTCGACTGGTGCCTGTTTACCAACCCGGGAACCGTCAATCCAGAAAAATACCCTAAAGAGTGAGGAAGTCGTGCCGATCATTAAACCATTTTCCGGAACCTATTATAATCCCGACCACATCAGCGACCTTTCAGCAGTTGTCGCCCCCCCATACGATGTCATTTCCACCACCGACAGGGAAAAACTGCTGCAAAAAGACCCCCATAATATCATTCGCCTTATCCTGGGGAAAAGCGCCCAGGAAAAAGGTAAACCCCGGCAGGATGAAGAATATCGTCAGGCGGCAACAACCTTGGCTGCATGGCGGGAAAAAGCAATTCTGGTTGCCGACCGGAAACCGGCGCTTTACTACCTTGAAGAAGAATTCACCATCCTTGGTATCACCTACTGCCGAAAAGGTTTTATCGGCCTGCTGCAGCTGACCGGCCTCCCCCACAATGCTGTTTTGCCCCATGAAAAAACCATGAGCGGCCCCAAGGAGGACCGCTTGAAACTGATGACCCATTGTCAAGCCAATTTCAGCCAGATTTTAACTCTCTATGACGATCCTGATTTCATTGTCGAACGGGAGCTGCAGCAGCATCGTGAAACCGAACTGCCGTTCATTGATCTGAGCGGCCATGAGGGTATCGATCGACGTCTGTGGCAGGTTACTGATCCGGCAGCTATCAGCCGGATTCAGGCGGTTCTGGCCCCCCAGTCGCTCTTCATTGCCGATGGCCACCACCGCTTTGAAACCGCCATGCAGTACCGGCAGTTGAGGCTGCAGCAGGAACCCCGGGCAGACGGCCGGGAGCCTTACAACTATGTCATGGTTTACTGTTCCAATACCGCCAGCAGTGATCTGGCTATTCTGCCGACCCATCGGCAGGTTTCCGGTTATCCAAAGCTGGACCCCGCTTCATTTATTGAAAAGGCCGGAAAACTGTTCCAACTTACACCTCTTGAGCTTCAGGAACGGTCGCCGGAGGCCATGGCAAAAACGTTATTGGACACGTTGAAAACGGAACAGCAGGGCACCAGGTTGGTAGCCGTTGTCGGCAACCGCCCCGACTGCTACCTGCTTTCATTAACCCCGGAGAAACGGGCATCGCTGATGGAAAACCTGCCTGCCGCCCTTGCTTCTCTGGATGTTTCCGTTCTTCACCACCTGCTTTTCGGACAGGCACTGCAGATCAGTGCCGCTGACATGGAAACGCAGCGTTACACCAGCTTTACCCAGGATGCGGCCGCTGCGGTGGCCTCGGTCATGGGCGGCGAAAACCAGCTGGCGGTATTGCTCCGTCCAACAGCGATCGAGCAGGTAAAACAGGTTGCCGCGGCCGGCGAAAAAATGCCGCAGAAGTCCACCTTCTTCTATCCAAAGCTGGTGACCGGCCTGCTTCTTTACCTCTTCAGCTAGCAGTAATGAATGCATGGCATCCGTGGGAAAGCTAAACCCTGACGGTTTATCAACCAAACAGGAATCGATTGCATGCCCACAACTCCCAGCGGCCAGTCAACCGTCACCACTGAAGTGCTCCCGGCAGAACAACTGTCCATCCAGCAGCCAAAAAGTGGCTACCGCTACAATATGGACCCTTTCCTGCTGGCCGACGCGGTCACCTTGGAAACCGGCACTAACGTTCTTGATCTGGGCACCGGCGTAGGCGTTATTCCCCTCCTCCTGGCCCGACGTTTTCCCTCTGCTGGACCATTCACAGGTATCGAAATCCAGCCGGAACTTGCGAACCTGGCCCAAAACAACACCATTCTCAACAAGCTACAGAATCGGATTACCATTCACCATGGCGATTACCGCTTCTCTCAGAACATTGCTCCGCCGGCCTCCTTTGCCACGGTGATCACCAATCCTCCTTATTACCAAAAACAACAGGGACGCCTCAACCAGTGCCGCCAAAAAGCCATCGCCCGCCATGAAATCACCACCGATCTGACTTCCCTGGCGACAACGTCGGCCTATTTTCTCAAACCCAATGGCCGGATTTTTGTTATCTACCCGGCTGAGCGCCTCTCCTCGCTGCTGGCTGCCTTTACCAAACAGAAGCTCATACCAAAACAACTGCAATGCATCCATCCCCGGCCTGATGAGCCAGCCGAACTGGTTATCCTGACAGCCCGCAAAAACGGCAGGGAGGGACTGGAGATTGCCGCTCCGCGAGTTATCCAGTCATAACCGTCAACCCCATTTACACCGACAATCAACAGTCACCTGCTGCGCTGGTTGAAAAAATCAGGGCCTTTTATTATTTTTCCTTCCGGCTGCCGATGGCCGGCGGTTAAAAACATTTTGACATGTACCGGCCATTAGGCTATAAATTCTCAGGTTTAGCGTCTCAACAGCATCTGTCATTACGGAAATAAGGCGGCGTAATGGGTCAGTTTTTTCCGCCTTCAAGGTTTGCCAGCATCATGACCGTTATCACCGGGATAAACGATGTGTTTCAGCTCATCGATGATGAGCTGAAACAGACCGAAGCTGCCTATTCCAGCCATCTGCAGACCAACGTTTCCCTCATTCCAAAAATAAGTGAACATATCATCTTAAGCGGGGGAAAGCGTTTGCGGCCGGCCCTGCTTATTCTGACCATGAACATGCTGGGGGGGAAACCCTCTTCAGCAATCACCCTGGCGGCGGTTATTGAATTCATCCACACCGCCACCCTGCTCCATGATGATGTTGTCGACCAGGCTGACATGCGCCGGGGACTGGCGGCCGCCAACACTATTTGGGGTAATGAGGCATCGGTCCTGGTGGGGGATTTTCTTTTTTCAACCTCTTTCGATCTGGCGGTTGACCAGGGAAATCTGAAAATCCTCAAAGCCCTCTCTTCCGCAACCCGCCGTTTGGCTGAAGGTGAAATCCTCGAACTGATGAAAACGGCCGATGTGACCACTACCGAAAACGATTATCTGGCGGTCATTGAGGGCAAAACCGCCATTCTTATGGCCATTGCCTGTGAAATCGGCGCCCTGCTGGCAGATACCGATACAGCGATGCAGCAGATGATGAAAGCCTTTGGCCTCAATCTGGGAATGGCTTTCCAGATGGTCGATGACGTGCTGGATTATACGTCACGGGAGGAAGAACTGGGTAAAGCAATCGGCATCGACCTCGAGGAGGGAAAACTTACCCTGCCGCTGATCCATACCCTGAACCAGGCAACCGAAAAAGAAAAACAGCAGCTGCATGACATTATTCTGGCTGACTTCGTCACCAAGGAAGATTTTGTTTTGGTCCATCGGCTGATCAGCCGTTATAAAGGAGTTGAATTCACCCTGCAGCGGGCCGCCACCCATGTCGCGGAAGCAAAGAACCTGCTCATGCCGCTGCCGCCGTCACCCTTCAAGGAAGCACTGCTTTTTCTCGCTGACTATGTCCTGCAGCGGGACCGTTAAAGGAAACTTTGTCATCATGAGGATTGTCTTTTTCAGACAAGGATGTTATTGATTATGGATTTTGAAAGTCTGATCTCCACTGGAATTTTTGTGGTTATTGTCGCTTTTATTGCCTATCGTCTTTTTAAAGGAGGCGGTTGAGGGTGCTAAGCGGCCGGTCGGGCTGGGCAGTCTCTTTTTTTAACTTCACGTATCCACCACTATTAGCATTTACCTTTTGCAGGAGGAAACCACATGTCGGCTGAATTTATCGGACACTTGAATGATGACAACTTTGCTGCTGAGATCGAGCAGTCTGAAGTTCCCATACTGATTGATTTTTATGCCACCTGGTGTGGACCTTGCACCGCTATGGCCCCGGTTCTGGAAGAATTTGCCCGGGAGCAGGAAGGTAAGATAAAGGTGTTTAAAATCAATGTTGATGAAAACCCCAAAACTCCGGCAAAATACGGTGTCCGCGGCATCCCGACACTGATTCTTTTTGCCAAGGGGAAAGAAGTCAACAAGATTGTCGGCATGGCACCGAAAGATCACCTGGAAAACATGCTTAACAGTGCGCAATAATCAGATGTCCGATAAAGATTACTCAACAACGGGAACGGCGAAATCAGCCGGCACCATTGCACGGCCCCACCATGCAGCTCACAGGAGGTGCACCATGGCCATGGCTACCACCAACGAGCGCAAACCGCTGTTAACCATCGTCCTCTTCCTTATCCTGATCAGCTTCTGCTCCTGCGGCCAATCGTCCGGCCCAGAGGAAAAAAAAGGCAAGCTGGCACCTGATTTTTCGCTGACCTCCTTTGCGGGCAAGAAACTTACCCGGGATTCTTTGAATGGCAAGGTAGTCATCCTTGATTTCTGGGCCACCTGGTGCCCCCCCTGCCGGGCGGCAATTCCCCATCTGGTGGAACTGGATAAAGAGTATCGCGACCGGGGACTGGTTATCATCGGAGTCAGCCTTGACCGCGGCGGCAAGGAAGAAGTTGCTGATTTTGCCCGCCGAAACCAGATGGACTACGACCTTGCCCTGGGAATTGACAACGCCATCCTTAAGTCCTTTGGTGAAATCAGCTCCATTCCAACCATGATTGTCCTCAACCAGAAATCAGAAATTGTTTTCAGGGCGGTTGGCTTCAATAACGAGATCGCCCAGGCCATTGACGATAAAATCATTGAGCTTTTGCAGTAAACACTTCCCGATGTTTCTATCCCAAACCGGATAATCGCTCCCACTGATGGAGGAAACGATGCCCCATGATTTTTTACTGGAAATCGGGATGGAAGAGATTCCAGCCGGTTTCCTGACCAAAGCATATACTGATCTGGCGACCCTCACTGCCGGTCTCCTGGAACGGCAACGGTTGTCTTACGAAACCATCAGGATAATGGGAACGCCCCGACGGCTGGCGGTCTACGTCAGCAGCTTGGCTGACCGGCAGGAGGATCGGGTTATTGAAAACCTCGGCCCCTCCCGAAAAGTTGCCTATGATGCTGAGGGAAAACCAACCAAAGCAGCAGTCGGTTTTGCCCGGGGACAGGGCATCGACCTGGACCAGCTGGAAATAGCAACCACCGAAAAAGGGGACTATCTCTGTGCCAGAAAAAAGGAAACCGGCCTGGCAACGGTCGATATCCTGGCAGCGGCGTTACCCGGTTTTGTTCAGAATATCCCCTTTCGTAAATCAATGCGCTGGAAAGACCTTGATCTCCGCTTTGCCCGGCCCGTGCACTGGCTGCTGGCACTGTTTGGTAAAACAGTTATCCCCTTCGACTTCGGCGAACTGCAATCGGAAAATTGTTCCCATGGGCACCGGTTCATGGCTCCGGGGCCGTTTGCCATCGATCACCCCGCTCACTACCTCGACCTCTGCCGACAGGCTAAGGTTATCGTTGATCCCACCGAACGCAAGGCTATGATTAAGGAGCAGCTGCTGGCCATTGAGCAGCAGGTTGACGGCACCATCATTGCCGATGACGACCTGTTGGAAACGGTCACCAATCTGGTGGAATATCCTGATGCAACCTGCGGTACCTTTGAGGAGCAGTTCCTCCGGCTTCCCGATGAAGTATTGATCACCGTTATGCGCCACCATCAGAAATATTTCAGCATCCGCAACCGCCAGGGCGAACTGATGCCCCATTTCGTCACCATCAACAATACCGTTGCCCATGACCGCCAGCTGGTGATCGCCGGCAACGAGCGGGTTCTGCGGGCTCGACTGAACGATGCCAACTTTTTCTACCAGGACGATCTGAAAGTTGACCTGGAATCCTTTGTTGAGCGGCTGAAGAATGTGGTTTTCCAGGCAAAGCTTGGCACCTCCTATGAAAAGATGACCCGCTTCCGCTCCCTGGCTGAAGACCTCGCCGTCCGGCTGTGCCCGGCTAAAAAAGAGCGGGTAAGCCGCACTGCCCTGCTCTGCAAGGCAGACCTGGAAAGCAGCATGGTCTATGAATTTGCCGACCTGCAGGGAATTATGGGACGCGAGTATGCCCGCGCGGCAAAGGAACATCCCGACGTCAGCCGCGGGATCTATGAACACTATTTGCCCGTCGCTGCAGGCGGCGCTTTGCCAACCGAAGACTGCGGTGCCCTGGTGAGTATTGCGGACAAGATTGACACCATTGTCGGCTGTTTTGGCATCGGCCTGCTGCCAACCGGCGGTGCGGACCCGTACGCCCTGCGCCGCCAGGCCCTTGGGATTATTCATATTATCAGTGACCGCCAGTATGAGCTTGACCTTTCCTGGCTGGTGGAAAAGTCCCTGGTTCTCCTGGCGGAAAAGATTGACCGGCCGGCCCAGCAGGTTGCACAGGAGGTGCTGGAGTTTATCAAAGGACGACTGTTCAACAACCTGACCGCCAAAGGCATTCCTGCCGGGGTGGTGGAAGCTGTTCTCCATGACGGGGTCAGCGATCTGGTGGAAGCCGGCAACAAGATTGCCGCCCTTGATCTTTTTCGCCACCGTGACGACTTTGAATTGCTGCTGGTAGCTTTCAAACGGGTTATGAACATCATCAAGGACGCCTCTCCTGCTGCACAGATTAATGAACAGCTCTTTGAAGAGGAAGCGGAACAACAACTTCACCAGGCATTTCTGCAGATTGATGCCGCATGCCGACAAGCCATTGCCGACCGGGATTATCCCCGGGCACTGGCAACCATGGCAGAGTTGAAACCGACCGTCGACCAGTTTTTCGATCAGGTTATGGTGATGGCCGAGGATGAAACGGTAAAAAAGAATCGCCTGGCTCTGCTGCAAGCCATTGCAACCATGTTCAAGCAGGTTGCCGATTTCGCCAGGCTCTAATTTTGATGAACTCGTAACAACTGGCAAAAAGCTTTGAAAACCGGATGGCACAGTAACGGCTCCAGATTTGAGGCAAGCAAAGCCTGAGGAATGAGGCATACATCCAGTACACCGCAGTGACGAAGGTTGCAGGTTAACGAAGAAGATGGCGTTGTTACAAGCCATCAATTTTTCAGGATAAAAAGGGGATTGCAGATGGCAGAAAAATATGTTTTCACGTTTGGCAATGGCGCTGCTGAGGGCAACAGCTCGATGAAAAATCTGCTGGGCGGCAAAGGAGCCAATCTGGCAGAAATGACCAGCATCGGCATCCCGGTGCCCTCTGGTTTTACCATCAGCACCGAAGCCTGTGTCCATTTTTATCAGCACCACAACCAATACCCTGACGGCCTGACGGAGCAGGTACAGGACGCCATTGCCAAAACCGAAGCAATCATGGAGCGGCGCTTTGGTTCTCCGGACAATCCATTACTTTTCTCGGTCCGCTCCGGTGCCCGGGTTTCCATGCCCGGCATGATGGATACCGTCCTCAACCTGGGTCTCAATGATGACACCATCAAGGGAATCATCAGGCAGTCAGGTAATGAGCGCTTTGCGTATGACAGCTATCGCCGCTTCATCCAGATGTACGGCAATGTTGTTCTTGGCATTGATGGGGAAAAACTGGAAGAACTCCTGGAAGAAATGAAGGAGAAAAGGGGCGTTAAACAGGACACGGAACTGGACGCCTTGGATCTTAAAGAACTGGTGGGCCTGCTGAAGGAGAGGGTGCGGGAATTGACCGGCAGTGATTTCCCTGAAGATCCCGCAGCCCAGCTGTGGGGGGCGATTTCAGCCGTTTTCAAATCCTGGGAAACCAAGCGGGCAATCACCTACCGCCGGCTGAACAATATTCCGGACCACTGGGGAACCGCAGTCAACGTCCAGTCCATGGTCTTCGGCAATATGGGAGATGACTGCGCCACCGGGGTGGCCTTCACCCGGGATCCCTCCACCGGTGAAAACTACTTTTTCGGTGAATTTCTCGTCAACGCCCAAGGCGAAGATGTGGTCGCCGGCATCCGCACTCCCCAACCGATCAATAATGTGGGCAAGACCGACCAATCCCTGCCTTCGCTGGAAGAGGTGATGCCGCCGCTCTACCAGGAACTGGTAACCATCTATCAAAAGCTGGAGCAGCATTATCATGATATGCAGGATATCGAGTTTACCATTGAAAGAGGAAAGCTCTGGCTTCTGCAGACCAGGAACGGCAAGCGAACCGTCAAGGCAGCCGTCAAGATCGCCGTTGATATGGTCAACGAAGGGCTGATCAGCAAAAAGGAAGCTATTTTGCGCATTGATCCCCAACAGCTGGATCAGATGCTCCACCCCACCCTCGACCCCGATGCGCCCCGGACCCAGTTGGCAAAAGGGCTGCCCGCCTCCCCGGGGGCCGCCTGTGGGGAGGTTGTTTTCTCCGCCGATGAGGCGGAAGCGCTGAATGCCGAGGGGAAAAAGGTTATTCTGGTACGCATCGAAACATCGCCTGAAGACATCCACGGCATGCATGCGGCCCAGGGTATTCTGACCTCCCGGGGCGGTATGACCTCCCATGCGGCGGTTGTTGCCCGGGGGATGGGCAAATGCTGTGTCGCCGGTTGCGGTGACGTGGTGGTGAACTACAGCGGTGATTTCTTCAAGGTCGGCAAATCGGTGGTCAAAAAAGGCGATATTATTACCCTTGATGGGTCAACCGGTGAGCTGTTCCTGGGCACCATCCCCACCATTGAACCAGGGCTGACCGGAGAATTCGGTATCTTTATGGACTGGGTTGACGAAACCCGCCGCCTGAAGGTCCGCACCAACGCTGACACCCCCCATGACTCAGCTGTGGCCCGCAATTTCGGCGCGGAGGGCATCGGTTTGTGCCGCACTGAGCATATGTTCTTTGAGGAAGACCGGATCATGGCCGTCCGGGAGATGATTCTGGCCTCTGATCTGGCCGGCCGGGAAAAAGCATTAGCCAAGATTCTGCCGATGCAGAAAAGCGATTTCATCGGCATCTTTACCGCCATGGAAGGTCTGCCGGTAACCATCCGGCTCCTTGATCCACCCCTGCACGAGTTTCTTCCCCACACCGACCACGAATTGAAAGAGCTTTCCCAATCCATGGGGATACCCTTTGAAACGCTTAAACAGCGAACCGCCGGCCTGCACGAATTCAATCCCATGCTGGGACATCGCGGCTGCCGGCTGGGCATCTCCTTCCCGGAAATTTATCTCATGCAGGTCCGGGCGATCATGGAGGCGGCCTGCGAGCTGGTGAAAGGTCCGCAGCTTTCCGTCATTCCGGAAATTATGATTCCCCTGGTTGTCGACGTCAGAGAACTACGGATTCTGAAAGAAAAAATTATCACCATCTGCGATGAAACCATCGGCCGTTACGGAGTTACCCTCGACTACCTGATCGGTACCATGATCGAACTGCCCCGGGCAGCCATTACCGCCGATGAGATCGCCAAGGAAGCTGAATTCTTCTCGTTCGGCACCAATGACCTGACCCAGACCACCTATGGACTCAGCCGTGACGACGCCGGAAAATTTCTCAAAGATTATCTTGATCAGGGTATTTTCGCCGTTGATCCGTTTGTTTCCATTGATATTGACGGCGTCGGCGCCTTGGTGGAAATGGGCGTTACCAAGGGCAGAACGACCCGCCCGGATCTCAAGGTGGGCATCTGTGGCGAACATGGTGGCGAGCCGGCATCGGTGGAATTCTGCCATCGCACTGGCCTCAACTATGTGAGCTGTTCTCCCTACCGGGTACCCATTGCCAGACTGGCGGCGGCCCAGGCGGCCTTGAAGGAGTAGCTTTACCGGCAATCAGAGATGCAACATGACAGGGTGCAGAAGATTTTCTATCTTAGCACCCTGTTTTACTGACACCCATGAGGCGCAACCATAGGATCTGACAACATAGCAACCCCCGGGGCAGACTGCCGACCGGCATTACTTTTCCAGGAACTTGCGGCAGCCTATGGCCCCCAGCATTGGTGGCCGGCTGACACGGTTGCCGAAACCATTATCGGGGCTATTCTCACCCAGAATACCACCTGGTCCAATGTTGAGCGGGTCCTTGGCATTTTGCGCCAGGAGCAGCTGCTGGATTTTGGCCGGCTGACCTCTCTCAGCCATGCGCAGCTGGCTCCCCTGATCCGTGCTTCCGGCTATTACAACCAAAAATCCCGGCGCCTCCAGGAATTCGGCCGACGGCTGCACAACGATTTCGGTTCTCTCAAACGGCTGGCAGCTTTACCGACCGGCGAACTCAGGCAGTGGTTGCTGGCCGTTAATGGTATTGGCAAGGAAACTGCCGACAGCATTCTGCTCTATGCTTTCCAGCGGCCGGTCTTTGTCGTTGATGCCTACACCACCAGGATTTTCAGCCGCCATGCTATGGTTGCTCACCAGGCAACCTATGATCAGATACAGGACTATCTGCATGCCAACCTGCAACCCAGAGCTCGAATCTATAACGAATTTCACGCCCTGTTGGTCCGGGTCGGCAAGGATTACTGTAAAAAACGGCAGCCGGCATGTGCCGCCTGCCCCCTGGACACACTTCTCCCCCGAGAAGAAGTGTGATGGTACCTAAAGGTATCAGAGCAAGCAAGTAAACGATTCAACCATGACGAGAGGGATTGTCCATGACCACAAAACCAGTTGATACTGA
This genomic stretch from Candidatus Anaeroferrophillus wilburensis harbors:
- a CDS encoding pyruvate, phosphate dikinase, translating into MAEKYVFTFGNGAAEGNSSMKNLLGGKGANLAEMTSIGIPVPSGFTISTEACVHFYQHHNQYPDGLTEQVQDAIAKTEAIMERRFGSPDNPLLFSVRSGARVSMPGMMDTVLNLGLNDDTIKGIIRQSGNERFAYDSYRRFIQMYGNVVLGIDGEKLEELLEEMKEKRGVKQDTELDALDLKELVGLLKERVRELTGSDFPEDPAAQLWGAISAVFKSWETKRAITYRRLNNIPDHWGTAVNVQSMVFGNMGDDCATGVAFTRDPSTGENYFFGEFLVNAQGEDVVAGIRTPQPINNVGKTDQSLPSLEEVMPPLYQELVTIYQKLEQHYHDMQDIEFTIERGKLWLLQTRNGKRTVKAAVKIAVDMVNEGLISKKEAILRIDPQQLDQMLHPTLDPDAPRTQLAKGLPASPGAACGEVVFSADEAEALNAEGKKVILVRIETSPEDIHGMHAAQGILTSRGGMTSHAAVVARGMGKCCVAGCGDVVVNYSGDFFKVGKSVVKKGDIITLDGSTGELFLGTIPTIEPGLTGEFGIFMDWVDETRRLKVRTNADTPHDSAVARNFGAEGIGLCRTEHMFFEEDRIMAVREMILASDLAGREKALAKILPMQKSDFIGIFTAMEGLPVTIRLLDPPLHEFLPHTDHELKELSQSMGIPFETLKQRTAGLHEFNPMLGHRGCRLGISFPEIYLMQVRAIMEAACELVKGPQLSVIPEIMIPLVVDVRELRILKEKIITICDETIGRYGVTLDYLIGTMIELPRAAITADEIAKEAEFFSFGTNDLTQTTYGLSRDDAGKFLKDYLDQGIFAVDPFVSIDIDGVGALVEMGVTKGRTTRPDLKVGICGEHGGEPASVEFCHRTGLNYVSCSPYRVPIARLAAAQAALKE
- a CDS encoding methyltransferase codes for the protein MPTTPSGQSTVTTEVLPAEQLSIQQPKSGYRYNMDPFLLADAVTLETGTNVLDLGTGVGVIPLLLARRFPSAGPFTGIEIQPELANLAQNNTILNKLQNRITIHHGDYRFSQNIAPPASFATVITNPPYYQKQQGRLNQCRQKAIARHEITTDLTSLATTSAYFLKPNGRIFVIYPAERLSSLLAAFTKQKLIPKQLQCIHPRPDEPAELVILTARKNGREGLEIAAPRVIQS
- a CDS encoding glycine--tRNA ligase subunit beta produces the protein MPHDFLLEIGMEEIPAGFLTKAYTDLATLTAGLLERQRLSYETIRIMGTPRRLAVYVSSLADRQEDRVIENLGPSRKVAYDAEGKPTKAAVGFARGQGIDLDQLEIATTEKGDYLCARKKETGLATVDILAAALPGFVQNIPFRKSMRWKDLDLRFARPVHWLLALFGKTVIPFDFGELQSENCSHGHRFMAPGPFAIDHPAHYLDLCRQAKVIVDPTERKAMIKEQLLAIEQQVDGTIIADDDLLETVTNLVEYPDATCGTFEEQFLRLPDEVLITVMRHHQKYFSIRNRQGELMPHFVTINNTVAHDRQLVIAGNERVLRARLNDANFFYQDDLKVDLESFVERLKNVVFQAKLGTSYEKMTRFRSLAEDLAVRLCPAKKERVSRTALLCKADLESSMVYEFADLQGIMGREYARAAKEHPDVSRGIYEHYLPVAAGGALPTEDCGALVSIADKIDTIVGCFGIGLLPTGGADPYALRRQALGIIHIISDRQYELDLSWLVEKSLVLLAEKIDRPAQQVAQEVLEFIKGRLFNNLTAKGIPAGVVEAVLHDGVSDLVEAGNKIAALDLFRHRDDFELLLVAFKRVMNIIKDASPAAQINEQLFEEEAEQQLHQAFLQIDAACRQAIADRDYPRALATMAELKPTVDQFFDQVMVMAEDETVKKNRLALLQAIATMFKQVADFARL
- a CDS encoding DUF1015 domain-containing protein — its product is MPIIKPFSGTYYNPDHISDLSAVVAPPYDVISTTDREKLLQKDPHNIIRLILGKSAQEKGKPRQDEEYRQAATTLAAWREKAILVADRKPALYYLEEEFTILGITYCRKGFIGLLQLTGLPHNAVLPHEKTMSGPKEDRLKLMTHCQANFSQILTLYDDPDFIVERELQQHRETELPFIDLSGHEGIDRRLWQVTDPAAISRIQAVLAPQSLFIADGHHRFETAMQYRQLRLQQEPRADGREPYNYVMVYCSNTASSDLAILPTHRQVSGYPKLDPASFIEKAGKLFQLTPLELQERSPEAMAKTLLDTLKTEQQGTRLVAVVGNRPDCYLLSLTPEKRASLMENLPAALASLDVSVLHHLLFGQALQISAADMETQRYTSFTQDAAAAVASVMGGENQLAVLLRPTAIEQVKQVAAAGEKMPQKSTFFYPKLVTGLLLYLFS
- a CDS encoding endonuclease III domain-containing protein — protein: MATPGADCRPALLFQELAAAYGPQHWWPADTVAETIIGAILTQNTTWSNVERVLGILRQEQLLDFGRLTSLSHAQLAPLIRASGYYNQKSRRLQEFGRRLHNDFGSLKRLAALPTGELRQWLLAVNGIGKETADSILLYAFQRPVFVVDAYTTRIFSRHAMVAHQATYDQIQDYLHANLQPRARIYNEFHALLVRVGKDYCKKRQPACAACPLDTLLPREEV
- a CDS encoding polyprenyl synthetase family protein, with amino-acid sequence MTVITGINDVFQLIDDELKQTEAAYSSHLQTNVSLIPKISEHIILSGGKRLRPALLILTMNMLGGKPSSAITLAAVIEFIHTATLLHDDVVDQADMRRGLAAANTIWGNEASVLVGDFLFSTSFDLAVDQGNLKILKALSSATRRLAEGEILELMKTADVTTTENDYLAVIEGKTAILMAIACEIGALLADTDTAMQQMMKAFGLNLGMAFQMVDDVLDYTSREEELGKAIGIDLEEGKLTLPLIHTLNQATEKEKQQLHDIILADFVTKEDFVLVHRLISRYKGVEFTLQRAATHVAEAKNLLMPLPPSPFKEALLFLADYVLQRDR
- a CDS encoding TlpA family protein disulfide reductase; amino-acid sequence: MAMATTNERKPLLTIVLFLILISFCSCGQSSGPEEKKGKLAPDFSLTSFAGKKLTRDSLNGKVVILDFWATWCPPCRAAIPHLVELDKEYRDRGLVIIGVSLDRGGKEEVADFARRNQMDYDLALGIDNAILKSFGEISSIPTMIVLNQKSEIVFRAVGFNNEIAQAIDDKIIELLQ
- the trxA gene encoding thioredoxin, encoding MSAEFIGHLNDDNFAAEIEQSEVPILIDFYATWCGPCTAMAPVLEEFAREQEGKIKVFKINVDENPKTPAKYGVRGIPTLILFAKGKEVNKIVGMAPKDHLENMLNSAQ